The genomic stretch CGAGGGGGTGGTGGTGCGCAGGGAGCAGAACGGCTCACACGGGCCCAGCTCACGCGTCACCGGCACCGTCGAGTACTCCCGCGACGGGAACGCCAGCAAGACAGCGACCATCACCGCCAGTCCGACCAGCACGACACCGGCCAGCAGCAGCGCCATCGCCGACACCACCCCGGCCCCACGGCCACCGGTGTCCGGCACGATCACCAGCGGGATGTCGATCACACGCTCGCGCACCATCACGCCACCACCGGCATGGCGACGAACGCCCGCGCCTCGGCAGCGGTCAAACCGAGCACCGCGGCCCACCGCTCGACTTCCAGCTGCTGCGGGGCGACCGCGATCCGCATCGCCGCCGACGCCTGCTCCCGGGTCAACTGCCGCCCGGGCAGGTAGTCCACGACCCACCGGTCCTGGCCCACGTAATCGGCGTGATGCTCGGTCGCCTCCGACACCATGTGGCCGTCAGCGACGTACACCGCCGGGATCGTGGGAGCTGCTGCGCGGCGCCATGTCTCGCGCGTCCACACATTCGGGATGTTCATCTGTTCCTCGCTTTCTTCGGGGCCGTCCAGGCCCACGCCTGATCGAGTGAATCACAGACAATCGATTCAATCAATAGTGAATCGATTGACCAGATTGACCTGTGATCCACCTATGATGTCCGGGTGAGGAAGCCGACCCAGCCCCGATACGCTCAGATCGCCGACGAACTGCGCGCTCGAATCGAGCGAGGGGACTACAAGCCTGGGGATCAGATCCCGACAAAGGCTGAGCTCATGGCCCAATGGGGCGTCGCGCTGAACACTGTGGCGCGCGCGGTTACTGAGCTACAGCAGGCCGGTCTGATCGAGACACATCAAGGTCTCGGGAGTTTCGTACGGGTCCCCCCTGAGCCAGAACCGGCCCCTCAGGACGAGCTCGCAGTACTGCGGGCGCGTGTCATTCGGTTGGAGGAGCAGTTGGCGGCGGTGTACGAGCACCTCGGCCTAGAGCCTCCCCCTCTTGACGCTGCCTCCTAGCGCGGACGTTCTGATGTCGAAATGTCCTGTCGGCCATGCGAAGAAGTCTCTGCCGGTATCAGCGCGGTCGGAACCGACGCTGATCCACCTTCTACCGAACTTGCACCGAACTTCGGAAGCTGAGACACCCGGGCCAGTGAAACGATGACCTACATGGAACTCAACGGCCTCCCGGTCACCGTCGATCAGTTGAAAGCCCTGGCGCTGGTCAACTACGGCCACTTCACTTCGATCCGAGTCGAAGGCCACGCCGGCGCACGAGGACTCTCCTTGCACCTCGATCGCCTGACCCGGGACTGTCGTGAGGTATTCGGCGTCGAGCTGGATCCTGACCGCGTTCGGTCGCTGATCCGCCATGCCCTGAACGGCACAGACAAGGCTGTTGTCCTGAGGATCACGGTCTACGATCCCGCCCTGGAGCTCGGTCGCCCCGCCGCTGCGGCTGATCCCCACATCCTGGTGACCTTCCGTGAAGCTGGAACCGTACCGTTGGGCCCTCTTGCCCTTCAGTCCGCTGTCTACTCACGGGATTTGGCAAGGGTGAAGCACATCGGGCTCTTCGGTGCTCTCCATCAGCGGCGAGCTGCCCAGCTCAATGGCTTCGACGACGTCGTGTTCACTACGCCAGAGGGGGCAATCAGTGAGATCGCAACCTCCAATATCGGGTTCATCGATGAAGAAGGCCGCCTCATCTGGCCGCGCGCGGACGTGTTGCCCGGGACCACGATGCGCTTGATCAGCCAGGCCCTCGACGAGGACGTCAACACCAGCCCCATCACGCTGTCGCAACTGGGCGACTTCGCGGCGGTTGTGGCCACGAACGCGGCAGTGGGGGTCCGGGCGGTGCACCGCATCGATGACGCACGATGGCCTGTTGATCACCAGGTCATCGACCACATCCGCAAAGAGTATGAGGCGATTCCGCCAGAACGGATTTGACGATCGGTGGGGAGACCATGGGGAGTGGGCGATGATTTCGAGCGTCAAACGATGGACCGGCGCAGAGGTTAGGGCGCTTCGAGAAGCGCGGCGGATGAGCGTTGTCGACTTCGCGGCTCATCTGGGGGTCAGTGATCGCATGGTCTCCAAGTGGGAGTCCGGCGGGCGCCGGATCTGTCCTCGGCCGATCAATCAGGCGGCCCTCGACACCTCGCTCTTGAGGCTGGACCCTATGGCACGTGCGCGCTTCACTGAGTTCGTATCGCCTGACGTGCTCAGCGAAGCCCGAGACACCGATGTCGATGACGCGCGCGAGCGCGTACGACATCCAATCGATGGCAAGCTCATGACCTGGGTCGGTGAAGGCGTCTACCTCGCTGGCCCACAGGACGAACCGGCGTGGGTGGCCGGCTTCTACATCGACGTCTACCCCACCACCAACCGGGACTATGCGCGGTTCACTGCGGCGACGGGCCATACGGCACCACAGCACTGGATAGATGGCCAGCCTCCTCACAGGGAGATGGACCATCCTGTCGTATGGGTGAACTGGGAAGATGCCACCGCATACGCTCAATGGGCACAAAAAGCACTTCCCACCAGCGCGCAGTGGGAGAAAGCCGCTCGCGGCACACGCGGCAACCGCTACCCGTGGGGTAGCCAGACCACGCCCGCGAAGGGGAACTTCCGTGGCTCTGGCCCAGGGACGACGACACCAGTCGACCAGTACAAGAGCGGTGCTTCTCCCTACGAGGTCTACGACATGTGCGGAAACGTATGGGAGTGGCTGTCTTCCGAGACCACACCTGGCCGGTTCGAACTCAAGGGGGGTGCCTTCACGAGTCCGTTCGACCGCGCGGCTCCCTCCGCGTGGAACGACGCCAGCACCAGGATGTGTGATGACGACACCGGCTTTCGCTGTGCCACAGCAAGTCTTCGGACTGCCGCCGGTGGTTGAGCACGTGGCGTTTCAGCTGTCGGCCAGGCGAACCCACGAATTCATTCAGAGAAGTTCGGCGTGTCTGTCCTCGATCTTCCGCTATCGGGAATTAGCGTTAACCACCATGGCGAGACCGGTAAGCATGCCTCCTTCCAAGCTGTCGGGAGTGCGCCTGTCCATCGACCTCCTAGAGGCGTGTGACGAGGCGATCCGAGAGCGTGGGCTGACCAAACGAGAGTTCTTCGAGCGGGCCCTGCGGCGTGAATTGGTCCTTGGCCAGCCTGAGCCGGAAGCACCGGGCCAGGAAGCGCTCGACCTCGATGTAGACCGAAAGGAATGCGCGTAGGCGTGACGCCGATCGGGTGATCCGCCCCGACCCTCCTACAACCTCATAAACGCGAGAAACCCCCGGCCGGCACGCCGAGGGTTTGGTCTCGCCCACTGAAGGGGCTTTTGCTTTTGGCAAGCAAGTCTCAGGGTAGCGCACGTCCCTGCAATGGGACACGCGTACACACCCTTACGCGTACAAAATGTGCGCCTTACCACTCTCACCAGCGGAAACAGCACAACCAAAGACGGTCACCCGGTCGTGTCGGCGTATCGTTCGCGGGGCTTTTCCAGCTTCCGCCGCTGCGGTTACAGCTGCCCGAGAACGCCTACGCCGGTGTCCCGGCCTGCTGGTGGTCACGCGAGCGCTGGGTCGCGCACAACCTGGCCCTCTACGACGAGCACTACACACTGCTGCGGCGACAGAACATGGTCGAAGCCGTGGCCCGCAAGACCTTCGAGGCCTACCTGCTCACCGAATCCGCAGGCGCGGACTACCACACCGGCCGTGACGCCCGCGTCTCCCTCGCCCGACTGCAGGCCGCCACCCACCGCCAACGCTCCACTGTGCTGCGCTGCCGCCGCCTGACCCGCAAACTCGGCACCCGCACCACCGTGTTCACCGGCCGCCACCGCACCCGAGAAGAACGCCTCGACTCCCACAAGCGGCAAGACCGATCCCGCGGCTGGGCCTCCGTCGCCGCCCTGCACGAATCGGTCGTCCTGCCTGTGGATAACTCCCACGTCGAAAAGCTCCTTGACCAGGGTTTTGGCACCCCACCCGAACGAAGTGAGGGTTCTTCTTTTCTCTCACGGCAGAAATCGGTTACTTCACCAACAACCATGAGGGATCGCGCTTCGCGCTGCCTAGACAAGAGCGGGCGGCGGCGGACACCTCGGGCCTACGACCAGCGGGCGGTCAAACTGGTGGCCAGAATGCACCGTGACGAGCGTTTCCCGCTCTGGGTACGGATGACCTCACGCGGCCAGCTCACCGCCGTGGTGACGCGCAAAGCCGTCGCCGGTTGGGATGTCGACGACATCTACGGCGCCCTCGAGGAAGTTCGCATCGGCGGCCGCGCACCGATCACCCGCCCGGACAACCCCGCCGGCTATCTCAGCTGGCTGCTCCGCCAGATCCCCGACGACGTACCACCCGCTCGGCTCGACCGCGCCCGCGAAGTCGCCGCCACCGAAGTCGAACACGCCACCTGGCGCCGCGAACTCGAGCAGATGCGCCAAGCTCGCACGACCGCAACCGGCATGAACGCCGCCGCACGAGCGACCCGCGACGCACTCGCCACCCGCACACACGGACAAGCCGCCGCCCGTGCCAGGGAAGCCGAGCAGGCCCGCCGAGAACTCGCCCAGAAGGCGCGCAACGGCCGATAGCGGCCCTATGTCGGCGGAGGTGCTGTATCGCCCTGCCAGAACCAGACGGCGACGCCCAATGTGTAGCTAGCTAGGCGTGCTAGCACACTTAGCTTCGCTGGTCAGCAGCCGTTTCGGTCGAGAAATTCCCGCAGTGCCTGGTCGGTGATGGAGGCGAACGAGATGGTTCGGTCGCCGGTCTCGTAGCGCAGTTTGTCGACTGCGCGAGCCAGTCGCTCACGCGTGGAGGGACGGATGCGGACGTTGTGCTGCTCGATGAGGCGCTCCTCCAGCGGCACGCTGGGCGCGGGCCCGGACATCGATGGCGCCTTGAGCGGGGCCGCCGCGGTGGACGGGGCCTGGGCTGGTGGTTCCGGAGTCGGCGCCACTGGCGGCGGGGTGGGCTTGTCCGGGATGGCGTCGGCGGGATGGCGTCGTTTGATGGCTGGTTCGCGGTTCACAGCGTTCATGCGCGGGCTCCGTCCTTGATGAGGCCGAGCTCGACGGCCAGATCGGTGTAGGCGATCTGCAAGGCAATCGCCTTGCCCCCTTGGAACAAATGGATCGGCATCGCGGATGAGTGCGCGTCCTGGCGGGCGGCCAGATCAGGAATGACGGTCCTGCAGACCAGTCCTCCCGCCTCGTCGCCGATGGTGCCGTAGGCCTGCCGCAGTTCGCGCTCGCGGAAGTTGTGCTCACCGTTGTTGCGGCGGCGCGACACCACGATCGCGCCGAGCTCCAGTCGGGGGTTCGGGCGCCGGCGGACCCGCTCGATGGTCTCCTCGACCTCGGTGACGCCCTTCACGCTGTCCTTGGTCGCCTCAGTGACAACCAGGGCCAGGTCGGCGGCGACCAACGCCGAGAACAGCAACCGGCCCAACGAGGGCGGGCAGTCGAACAGCACCGCGTCGTAAGCACTGAGATCGACCCCGTCGAAGGCCGCATCCAGGCGCCAGACCAGATCGGCGTCGCCAGCCTCCTCGACAGCCGCCAGCTCTCGAGTGGCCGGCGCAATGTCGACAAGATCCCACTGGGAGGCAACGACCACATCGGCCAAGGCCCCCGGCTGAGCAGATCGGTCGAACAAGTCCGCCACCGTCGGCTGCCCGGCGACCACCTCTACGCCGACACCGGAGGTCGCATTGCCCTGCGGGTCCATGTCCATCACGAGCACTCGCCCACCCTGACCACGGGTCCTGCCGTGCGCTATCGCACTGGCCAGCCCCAGCGTGGTGGCGGTTTTTCCTACCCCGCCCTTCTGGTTAGCCAAGACCAGACGGCGAGGCTGGCTCCCATTGCTATCAGCGTTCGACTGGCTCACAGAGCGAACCTAACACCAATAGCAAGCACCGCTACCAGCAACAACACACGTAGCAAGCAGAGCGAGCAAATCAAGCGCAGCGACGGTAGCTCTGCTAGCAAGGTTAGCTAGCATAAAATGTTTTGTAACTACGTTTTAACTAATATAAATAACTTAAAACGAAAACGATTTATGGTAGACTTGGTGGGTGACGAACCCAGAAGGCAGCCCCACCCCCGGGGCGCAGAAGAGCGCTGACGAGCGCGTTTGCCAATTTCCGGTCGCCTACGACCCCGGGTCCGGGGAGTTCGAGGTCGCCGGGCATCCGTTGCCGCCGCCTCCGCCGGGGCGGGGCCGCTTGCCCGCGTACTGCGGTGAGTTCCACATCGATCCGGACGGGGTGCGGCGTCGCCACGACCGCGCGGGCGCGTTTCAGCGCAAGCGGGAGCTGCAGATCGAGGCCGCCGGTGGGGCGGTGAAGCGCCCTGATCGGCCCGCGGCGCGACCGGTGACCTCCGCGCGGGCCTCGCTGGCGGAGCTGTTGGCGCAGTGGGAGATGGTGACTACCGCGCATCGGGCGCAGCAAAGTGAGATAGTCGATCGGGTCGCCGAGATCGTGGCCACCGCCGGTGATCCCGACGCCGCCGTTGCCGAAGTCGCGCGTATCCGTGCCGAAGCCCAAGCCGAGATCGACGAGACCCGTCGTGGCGCCGCTGAAGCGGAGGCCGAGGCTGAGGCTGCTCGCCGGGACCTGACCCGCGCGCTGGAAGACAAGGTGCTGGCCGAAGGGGCGGCCGAGGATGCCATCGCCGAGCGGGATGCGCGGATCGCTGAGGCCGAGGCCGAGGTCGAACAGATCCGCGCGGCCGCGGCTGCGGAGGTCGCTGCCGCCCGTGCCGAGGCCGAGACCGCGCGTGCCGAGCGGGAGCGGGCGCTTTCCGACGCCGCCGCGCGGGTCGAGGCGGCCGAGCGGGCAGCGCAGGAGCAGATCCGCGCCGTGCGGGCGGAAGCCGAAGCCGAAATCGAGTCTGCGCGGCACACCGCCGCTGAGCAGGTCCGGGTCGCTGAGGAGCGGGCACGGGTCGCGAGCTTGGCTCAGCGGGAGGCCGAGCGGGACCGCTCCGGCGCCGAGCAGGCGGCCGCTGATGCCCGGACCGAGGCTCAGCAGCTGCGCCGTGACCTCGAGGCAGCTCGGGCCGAGCTGGCCGAGCAGACCCAGGCCGCCCGGGCTGAGCGGGAGCAGCTGCGCGGCGACCTGGAAACCGCCCGCGCGGAGGCCCGCACCGATCGTGAGCAGCTGCGCACCG from Nocardia higoensis encodes the following:
- a CDS encoding GntR family transcriptional regulator; amino-acid sequence: MRKPTQPRYAQIADELRARIERGDYKPGDQIPTKAELMAQWGVALNTVARAVTELQQAGLIETHQGLGSFVRVPPEPEPAPQDELAVLRARVIRLEEQLAAVYEHLGLEPPPLDAAS
- a CDS encoding aminotransferase class IV family protein; its protein translation is MTYMELNGLPVTVDQLKALALVNYGHFTSIRVEGHAGARGLSLHLDRLTRDCREVFGVELDPDRVRSLIRHALNGTDKAVVLRITVYDPALELGRPAAAADPHILVTFREAGTVPLGPLALQSAVYSRDLARVKHIGLFGALHQRRAAQLNGFDDVVFTTPEGAISEIATSNIGFIDEEGRLIWPRADVLPGTTMRLISQALDEDVNTSPITLSQLGDFAAVVATNAAVGVRAVHRIDDARWPVDHQVIDHIRKEYEAIPPERI
- a CDS encoding SUMF1/EgtB/PvdO family nonheme iron enzyme is translated as MISSVKRWTGAEVRALREARRMSVVDFAAHLGVSDRMVSKWESGGRRICPRPINQAALDTSLLRLDPMARARFTEFVSPDVLSEARDTDVDDARERVRHPIDGKLMTWVGEGVYLAGPQDEPAWVAGFYIDVYPTTNRDYARFTAATGHTAPQHWIDGQPPHREMDHPVVWVNWEDATAYAQWAQKALPTSAQWEKAARGTRGNRYPWGSQTTPAKGNFRGSGPGTTTPVDQYKSGASPYEVYDMCGNVWEWLSSETTPGRFELKGGAFTSPFDRAAPSAWNDASTRMCDDDTGFRCATASLRTAAGG
- a CDS encoding ParA family protein: MSQSNADSNGSQPRRLVLANQKGGVGKTATTLGLASAIAHGRTRGQGGRVLVMDMDPQGNATSGVGVEVVAGQPTVADLFDRSAQPGALADVVVASQWDLVDIAPATRELAAVEEAGDADLVWRLDAAFDGVDLSAYDAVLFDCPPSLGRLLFSALVAADLALVVTEATKDSVKGVTEVEETIERVRRRPNPRLELGAIVVSRRRNNGEHNFRERELRQAYGTIGDEAGGLVCRTVIPDLAARQDAHSSAMPIHLFQGGKAIALQIAYTDLAVELGLIKDGARA